The following coding sequences are from one Triticum dicoccoides isolate Atlit2015 ecotype Zavitan chromosome 4A, WEW_v2.0, whole genome shotgun sequence window:
- the LOC119288116 gene encoding uncharacterized protein LOC119288116 isoform X3 gives MEELTARALAEAAAVLTGSVGGGVVDFPPDLVCSAVCRSSVAVLRLWALRMMRGARCGAGEGLACQIRQWPFRIVAVMPGGRAAATALQRSRRVGGEATSEGAGVDSEEHGFGIRYGKGRFNREKRKTMQEIVCGCSIREASP, from the exons ATGGAGGAGCTCACTGCTCGAGCGCTGGCGGAAGCGGCGGCCGTACTGACGGGGAGCGTAGGCGGGGGTGTCGTCGACTTCCCCCCGGATCTAGTCTGCAG CGCAGTTTGCCGATCTTCAGTGGCGGTGCTCCGTCTGTGGGCTCTGCGCATGATGAGGGGAGCGAGGTGTGGGGCTGGCGAGGGACTGGCCTGCCAGATTCGTCAGTGGCCGTTCAGGATAGTTGCGGTGATGCCGGGGGGGAGGGCAGCGGCGACAGCGCTCCAGCGGAGTCGGCGAGTCGGCGGTGAAGCCACATCCGAAGGCGCCGGGGTGGATTCAGAG GAGCATGGCTTTGGCATCAGATATGGAAAAGGCCGGTTCAACCGGGAAAAAAGGAAGACCATGCAGGAGATTGTTTGTGGATGCTCAATAA GGGAAGCATCTCCGTGA
- the LOC119288116 gene encoding uncharacterized protein LOC119288116 isoform X2: protein MEELTARALAEAAAVLTGSVGGGVVDFPPDLVCSAVCRSSVAVLRLWALRMMRGARCGAGEGLACQIRQWPFRIVAVMPGGRAAATALQRSRRVGGEATSEGAGVDSEEHGFGIRYGKGRFNREKRKTMQEIVCGCSISKKKREASP, encoded by the exons ATGGAGGAGCTCACTGCTCGAGCGCTGGCGGAAGCGGCGGCCGTACTGACGGGGAGCGTAGGCGGGGGTGTCGTCGACTTCCCCCCGGATCTAGTCTGCAG CGCAGTTTGCCGATCTTCAGTGGCGGTGCTCCGTCTGTGGGCTCTGCGCATGATGAGGGGAGCGAGGTGTGGGGCTGGCGAGGGACTGGCCTGCCAGATTCGTCAGTGGCCGTTCAGGATAGTTGCGGTGATGCCGGGGGGGAGGGCAGCGGCGACAGCGCTCCAGCGGAGTCGGCGAGTCGGCGGTGAAGCCACATCCGAAGGCGCCGGGGTGGATTCAGAG GAGCATGGCTTTGGCATCAGATATGGAAAAGGCCGGTTCAACCGGGAAAAAAGGAAGACCATGCAGGAGATTGTTTGTGGATGCTCAATAAGTAAAAAAAAGA GGGAAGCATCTCCGTGA